The proteins below are encoded in one region of Helianthus annuus cultivar XRQ/B chromosome 2, HanXRQr2.0-SUNRISE, whole genome shotgun sequence:
- the LOC110927368 gene encoding uncharacterized protein LOC110927368 yields the protein MAAIDVTKYSHSPTHKAVVTRDYTALRKIIAGLPRLCDPSEIHNESVSLAEEAKAEAISAVIDRRDVVNRDTPLHLAVKLGDVTATEMLMLAGADWSLQNEQGWSALQEAICNREETIARIIVRHYQPIAWGKWCRRLPRLLGTMRRMRDFYMEITFQFESSVIPFISRIAPSDTYKIWKRGANLRADMTLAGFDGFRIQRADQTVLFLGDGSEDGKVPSGSLCMISHKNKEVMNALDGAGAPASDEEVQQEVQAMSSTNIFRPGIDVTQAVLLPQITWRRQEKTETVGAWKCKVYDMHNVVVSIKSRRVPGAMSDDEFFSSCNENETESEELNDILTDEERKQLEAALKLDSADLGHENNGIIGHRHSCYEQRDIPIPIEETPSYKNGESKHEKDKKGWFDGWRKRDNNNNNNKHEKGRKGAGAPVPPRGSLCLDEKVSDLLGDSPSTSQSQSQSHIHPGRHSLEITLKENENRKAKDLKPSSSTLSTASKRKDAARENEYKKGLRPVLWLAPNFPLRTEELLPLLDILANKVKAIRRLRDLLTTKLPMGTFPVKVAIPVIPTIRVLVTFTKFEELQPLDEFTTPPSSPTSGDHDSLSMTNQSAPSSSWFQWIKTPYHRANSASNASSSRIETIPDPFAIPADYTWISAEAKKKKMQEKNKSKKGRSQSQSQSQSQNQ from the exons ATGGCGGCAATTGACGTTACAAAATACTCACACAGTCCTACACATAAAGCTGTAGTAACGAGAGATTACACCGCCCTGCGAAAAATAATCGCGGGTCTGCCTCGCCTCTGCGACCCGTCGGAGATTCACAACGAGTCGGTTTCGCTAGCTGAGGAAGCGAAAGCGGAAGCGATTTCCGCGGTGATTGACCGGCGTGATGTTGTTAACCGTGACACCCCGCTTCACCTAGCGGTTAAGCTTGGTGATGTTACGGCTACGGAAATGCTCATGCTTGCTGGTGCGGATTGGAGTTTGCAGAATGAGCAGGGGTGGAGTGCGTTGCAAGAAGCGATTTGTAACCGTGAAGAGACGATTGCGAGGATTATTGTTAGACATTATCAACCGATCGCGTGGGGGAAATGGTGTAGGAGGTTGCCTCGGTTGTTAGGAACGATGAGACGAATGCGTGATTTTTACATGGAGATTACTTTTCAGTTCGAAAGCTCGGTTATTCCGTTCATTTCCCGTATCGCCCCTTCGGATACTTACAAGATATGGAAACGTGGTGCGAATTTGCGGGCGGATATGACGTTAGCTGGATTTGACGGGTTTAGAATCCAACGGGCCGATCAAACAGTTTTGTTTCTCGGTGATGGTTCTGAAGATGGTAAGGTTCCAAGCGGGTCCCTGTGTATGATTTCGCATAAAAACAAAGAAGTGATGAATGCTTTAGATGGCGCTGGTGCACCGGCTTCCGATGAGGAGGTGCAGCAGGAAGTCCAAGCGATGTCATCGACGAATATTTTCCGGCCCGGGATTGACGTCACGCAAGCGGTTCTTTTACCGCAAATTACATGGAGACGACAAGAGAAAACCGAAACCGTCGGTGCGTGGAAATGTAAAGTGTACGATATGCATAATGTGGTTGTGAGTATAAAATCTAGGCGGGTCCCGGGTGCCATGTCGGATGATGAGTTTTTTTCATCGTGTAACGAAAACGAAACAGAAAGTGAAGAGCTTAACGATATTTTAACAGATGAAGAGCGGAAACAACTTGAAGCTGCGTTAAAGTTAGATTCTGCGGATCTTGGCCATGAAAATAACGGGATAATCGGGCATCGACATAGTTGTTACGAACAAAGAGATATCCCGATCCCGATCGAGGAAACACCTAGCTACAAAAACGGTGAGAGTAAGcatgaaaaagacaaaaaagggtGGTTTGATGGATGGAGAAAACGcgataataataacaataataacaaacATGAAAAGGGTCGAAAGGGTGCGGGTGCACCGGTCCCACCTCGTGGTTCGTTATGTTTAGATGAGAAGGTTAGCGATCTCCTCGGGGACTCTCCATccacaagtcaaagtcaaagtcaaagtcataTTCATCCGGGAAGGCATTCACTCGAGATTACTCTTAAAGAAAATGAAAACCGGAAAGCAAAAGATTTGAAACCGTCTTCTTCTACACTTTCGACCGCCAGTAAACGAAAAGACGCGGCCCGTGAAAACGAGTATAAAAAAGGGTTGAGGCCTGTTCTTTGGCTTGCACCGAATTTTCCGTTGAGGACCGAAGAACTATTGCCTTTGCTTGATATTTTAGCGAATAAAGTCAAGGCGATAAGACGGTTACGCGATCTGCTTACCACAAAACTTCCGATGGGCACGTTCCCTGTTAAG GTTGCGATTCCGGTGATACCCACCATACGGGTGTTGGTTACTTTCACAAAGTTCGAAGAACTACAACCGTTGGATGAATTCACAACCCCCCCTTCAAGTCCGACAAGCGGTGATCATGATAGCCTGTCAATGACGAATCAGTCCGCACCATCTTCATCTTGGTTTCAGTGGATCAAAACTCCGTATCACCGTGCCAACTCAGCATCCAACGCGTCAAGCAGCAGGATCGAAACTATTCCCGACCCGTTTGCAATTCCTGCCGACTACACATGGATCAGTGCTGAagcgaagaagaagaagatgcagGAGAAGAACAAATCAAAGAAAGGaagaagtcaaagtcaaagtcaaagtcaaagtcaaaatcagTAG
- the LOC110927369 gene encoding uncharacterized protein LOC110927369: MHVSRLCSCYAPSSSNKGTPGDKSRNRSYNKKHQHVIIKDDEHVHRGKINGVSSESRSKMYGTDHKGIGIPIKTNFKKTLAQEDANRISSGIRKVTWSDAYGKSIAHVQEFEPSVSDDGELGGVRNSCVCTIL, from the exons ATGCACGTCTCTAGACTGTGCTCCTGTTACGCACCATCAAGCTCGAACAAAGGAACTCCAGGAGACAAAAGCCGCAACAGATCATACAACAAAAAACATCAACATGTGATCATCAAGGACGATGAACATGTTCATCGAGGGAAGATCAACGGTGTTAGCAGCGAGAGCAGAAGCAAGATGTATGGAACCGATCACAAAGGAATAGGAATACCGATCAAGACTAATTTCAAAAAAACTTTAGCACAAGAAGATGCTAATCGAATTAGTTCGGGAATAAGAAAAGTTACATGGTCTGATGCGTATGGCAAAAGTATCGCTCATGTTCAAGAATTCGAGCCCAG TGTGTCTGATGACGGCGAGCTAGGGGGCGTACGCAATTCATGTGTATGTACTATACTTTAA